The Lewinellaceae bacterium nucleotide sequence TCGGTTGAGAAGCAATTTCCAATAAGTTTTTAATCACTTTTCCTAATAAATGTGGTGAGATATGATTTTCTGGTTCCTCAACAATTAGTAGAGTTAATAAAGGCTTCTGAATTACCTCACCTGCTTCTGGTTCATAGTCTTGTTCGATTTTGAGTAAAGAACAAACTAATGAAAGATAAAATAATGACCTCAGTCCTTCACCTAAATCTCCAATCTGATACGGACGACCTGTTTCGGTAGGTAGAAATTCAATTTCAATTTTCTTAAGTAGTTCATTAAAATCACTACTCCCGACAGTTAAAGAGGAAGACTGATATCTTTCATCCCCATGAAAATTTTTCCAAAAATCTCCAATCGTAGTTTTTACAGAATCAAAATCCGTATGACTGGATAAATGACTGTTAACTTGGTCAACCCTATTTTGTAATTCATCCATGAAAGCATCACCCCATTTTACTTTCTGCATTAATCGCCAAAGGATAGTTCCAGAGGCAAACTTCAATTGCTCTGATGGTTTTCTGATTGCAGGAACATACATTGCCTGGATTAATAGTCGATGTCGAGATGGTACAGGAGTTCTATTCTCTCCTTTAGCTCCTTCTTGACCTTCAGGAGCAGTTATATAAACAAGCTTACTTTCAATTTCCCCTTCGGGTGATAGTTCTGATTTTTGCCAAGTAGCTTCCAGTCTTATCCTTAAGTATGGAGGAGAGCTCCCATCATTCACCACCATCTGATCAAAAAAATGAGGTATTGCATTATCGTCATGATTCCCATCTTTATCAAGAAAGTCAAAGGCCGTTTCGATATAAAAAGAGCTTTCTTGAAGACTAGAAGGTGAGGTTCCTTTTGGCAAATGAAAGTCAGACCTTGTTATTTCTTTTTGAGTAAAGCTGGTTCCAAAGATTTTTAACAAAGCTTGGAATGTTGCCGATTTACCTGTGCTATTCGCACCAACGAATGCTGTTAAATCTTCTTTTACATTTATTATTACTTCATTATCTCCATAACACTTGAAGTTTTTAATCTTAATTTTCGATAGCTTCATGGTTTATGATTATTCTTTAATAGAGGTTATCTTACATTATTTGTTACTCATTCTCATATGCTAACTACATAATCTTCTTTAAGAGTTCATGATGAGTTTTGATATCTGTTTTGGAAATTCTAAAACGATATTTCCCCCACTTCTTCAAGTAACCCATATCGTCAATACCAGATTCGTCAATCAATTGCTGGAGTTCTTCTGACTGTGGAAGACGAATCTCAACTATGAGCTTCATCAGTTTTGCCGAGTCGAATTTCTACCTCATATCGACGATTGGCGTCTGGGACTTGAAGTAATAGATTAAATTGTTCTTTAAATTCTACTTCTTGTCCTTCTATATGAAATAAGTATTCGGATTCTATAACTTTCAAAATTTCCTCCTCCATAGCTTTTTCAATCATTAATTTTTAGCTAGTCTTACCATTATTTATTTTAGCAAACAAAATCTCTTCATTACGTTTCAAAAGGTGAATTATACCATTATACTATTACAATTTTTATGTTATTGCAATCCAATTCAAAAAAGTGACACAGGATATAAAAATGGTGAGTGGGTTTTTTTAGGATATACAATACAAATAATTGCCTAATTTACTTAATTTTTATTAATATTTCAATAGGTGGATGACATCATTCAATAACTCATAGAATTCATTACCTCCCCAACACTAACAACTCCACCCTTTCTTCTAGAATTTTTCTCCCTTAGTTTTGTCTTTTTTTCTTTTGTATAGTTAGTTTTGTTATATGCACTATTGTGCACAGGTTCAGGTGTAGATTGTGCACAGGTAAGTGTCAAAATATGCACTGGATGAAAGGAATAGAAGATGTAGGATTTTCCTTTCCTGTCACTGGAATCATAGAGTTCCTTTCTTTCGAAATCAGAAGCAATAATTAGCTTCTTTTCTACTAAAGATTTGATGGTTTTCGATATTACTCTACGAGATAGGCCTGTTTTCTTGATGAATTGGCTTTGGGTAATTCTATCTCTGGTTTTTCGTTTACCGGTTTTTGTATTTACCCAGCCATAGGTTTGACGGATGATGATGAGAAGTATTTTTAGTTCTGATTCTTTGAGGTTTGGTAGATATTTATCGAATATGATATTTGGCACTTGTGTAGTCCTTTTATACATAATCATCTTGACCCTCCTTCTTTGCTTCTTTCTCGAAGAAGGCAATTATAGTTTCTAACAATTCCCGCATGCTTTCTCTTAGTTCTGGGTTATCCACAATCTGAGGGGGTGCATTTATGTCAGTATTGGCAATTTTGGGTATACAACTTCGAGGCGTGTGGTGATTGAGTACACATGATGAAAAACTATGCCGATTTCCAATCTCTTGATACGGAGATACCATTGAAATCATTAGCTTTTTTCCTTGAATCATAAGGTTCGAGGTAATGATTTTGATAACTTCTCTTTTTTCTTCCAATATTCCTATTAAGTAGGTTTTTTTAAGGCTTTTTACCAGTTCGAGGTAATTTTTAGCTTTCTTAAAAACAGCCTCTTTTTGACCTGAAATACACTGTATTTTGTGGTGTAATCCCTGCTGTTCTATCAGAAGTTTTTCCTTTTTACGCTCAAATAGTTCCTTGTCAATGGCATTCTCAATATAAGCGTCGGTGAGTCTCTCTAATTTTTGAGATATTTTACTTTGTTGCATTAATAAAGAATCCTTTATCCCTTTCTGAGTTTCTGACCAATTGTTCTCTGCCTCTTCCAATAACTCAATTAAGATACTGTTTTCAACATCATGCAATTGAAGGTTTTCTAAAGACCGAATCAAATACTTTTCAATACGTTCTTCACGTATTGTTTTAGTTGGACAGCCTTTAGTTTGGCAACGGTAATATATATGTCCTTTTTGCTTTTCTCCGATAAGAGATCGCCCACAATCAACACATTTCACTTTTCTGCGGAACAAGAAATCATGTTTTAAGTACCTGGTATTTGTTTTACCTTTCAGAACGTTTTGAATTTGCGCAAAAAGCCTGGGAGTAATTAAAGGTTCATGCTTTCCAGCAAATGTTTTGCCTTTAACTTTTAATACTCCTGCATAAAAAGGGTTGTTTAGCATTCTGGACATTGCATTTATGGAAATTAAGTTTCCGTTCATATTCTTTAGTCCAAATTCATCCATAACCTTCACTAGAGATTCAAGGTTATATTTTTCACTTGCATATAGTTCAAATGCTTTCTTTACCAATGGCCCTTGAACTGGATCAATTGTTTTTAATTGACCACCACCGTTATTAACATATCCGATTGGAGCACTGAAAGGATAGATACCTTGCTTTAAGCGACCATAGAGGCCTTTAATTGCCTCTTCACGAAGATTTCTGATGTAATCCGATGCAATGACTGCTTGTATATCAGCTGCCAAACGTCCACCCCTTGTATCCAGGTCAAGGCTTTCGTGGGCAAAATGAATTTCGATACCTTCATCAATTAAATCTCCTAACGCTGCCCAGTCTTTTAGGTTACGAGCACTTCTATCTATTTTATGAATAATGGCTCCTTTGGCTTTCCCAGCTCGCAACAATTTCATCATTTTTGTAAATAATGTTCTTCCTTGTTTGGCTGCTGTTTCTTTTTCTTCAAACCATTGAATAATATGAAGATCATTCTTTTCTGCATACCGAATTATCGCTTCTTTTTGCTCTTGAAGCGATACGCCATTACCTTGTTTAACGGTTGAAACCCGTATGTATCCATATACTTTTTTCATGATTATATACTTAATTTTACTAGATTTTTTACAAATCGTCAAAGTCAGAAACGCTCTTTCCTTCCCGTTCCAACCGGTCACATATTCTTTTTATTACCAATAAAAGTTTCCTGAAATTTTCTTCCGCTTCTAACAATTCTTCCTCTGTTTTACCTTTGCAGACGTCTCTAATGAACAAGCTTATTTTGCTTTCTTTTTGTTTTTGATTCATAAACCCCAGTCTATGCAAATCCTCGAAACATTTATAGAAGGTATAAGGTGCCATATTTGCAATAAAGGCCCTCTATGAGTGAAGAATTGTTTCAATACAATTAGGGCTATGTCAAAAAATTCCAAAGAGGAAATAACCTACTTTGCTCAAACCACCTGGCGAAGCGATCGAAGGCATTTTGGTATTAGACAAAAAGATCGTTTAATGCACACCTACATGATCGGTAAAACCGGAACCGGAAAATCAACTTGTATTGAAACCATGATATTACAAGACATTCAGTCTGGAAGAGGATGCGCTCTTCTGGATCCCCACGGAGATCTTGTAGAAAAAATTGAAAAAAGTATTCCTCCTGAAAGAAAGAAAGACCTGATATATTTCAACATCCCCGACCGCAAGCTAAATCTTAAATACAACCCTTTCAGAAAGGTTTCCTATGAGAAAAGATCATTAGTGGCTTCTGGTATTTTAGAAGTGTTTTCTAAGCTATGGGATAAAGCCTGGGGTGTAAAATTAGAGCATATCTTACGCCATGCGATTTTAACACTACTTGATCAACCTAGAGCAACCGTTGCGGATATTCCTGAGATCTTACTTAACAAAACTTTCAGAATTGAAGCTCTTAGATACATAAAAAGTGATTTGGTAAGAAAATTCTGGAAAAGAGAGTTTCCTGAATATCATAAATATGATCTACTGCCGGTGATGAACAAAATTGGAGGAATGTTGGTGCATCCTGTGATTAGGAGAGTTTTGATTGAAAACACAGAAGAGGTATCTCTTCGAAAGGCAATGGATGAAAAAAAGATCGTTTTGGTAAATCTATCTAAGGGACATTTAGGTTCCGATGTAGCTCATATCCTAGGCGCCTTGTTTGTTACTTCCATTGCTTCTGCTGCTTTTAGCCGGGTTGATACTCCAGAAGATGATAGAGTTCCTTTTATGGTTTACATGGATGAATTTCACAACTTCACTACTCTTTCCCTGGTCAATATGTTTTCTGAACTACGAAAATTCAAAGTGGGAATGATCTTGGCTCATCAATACATGCATCAGCTTGATGAGAAGATAAAAAGGGCTGTGCTTGGTAATATAGGAACTGTTATTTCATTCCGAATTGGAACAGAAGATGCAAGGCACATGTCAAAGGAAATGTATCCTGAATTTGATGTTGAGGATTTTATAAACCTGGCTAATTACAAGATTTACTTAAAATTGATGATTGATGGGACGCCAAGTAGGCCTTTTAGTGGAATAACGGTTCCTCTTTTGCAAAAAAGCCAATAATCAAAATTGCCATATTGGCAATTATCACCCTCTTGGTATGAGTACTGTATTCATATAAACTGATTTTGAAATATTTCTTTGACAATCAAAATCAGTAGGCCATGAGAAAAAAATCTTTATACCAGGTATCGGAAATTAAGTTGGTATATACAAGCAAGATTAATATTCAGGACAGGCCACAAATCCGGCAGTCACGTGATGCATACGATATCTTTCTCAATAATTGGAGTGACCAACTTGAATTCATTGAAGAATTTAACATTCTATTACTTAACCGGACAGGTCGTGTAATAGGTATCTATTATGTATCAAAGGGTGGCCACTCAGGAACTGTAGTGGATGCAAAAGTTGTATTTTCTGCGGCTCTTAAAAGTCGGGCGGCTTCAATTATTGCTGCACACAATCATCCATCTGGAGGAAGCAAGCCCAGTGCATCCGATATTGCTTTAACAAAAAAGTTAAAGAAAGCTGGTGAGTATTTGGATATTGCTGTACTGGATCACTTAATCATCACCCCTTTTACATACTATTCATTTGCTGATGAGGGCATGATTTGAAAATTAAAGTCCGGGAACCAATTCCTGGACTTTTTTTATCCACCCCTCTATTGCCACCCTGGCAATTATTGCTGTCTTGGTTTGTCTGCCTGATCTTAATATACTGGTTTTAGAATTCTTCCTTGACAATCAAATCAACACAGCTTTGAATTGATATTCCTCTAACGGTCATTCTTTTAACCTGTCAGTTCACTCCTGACAAAAAACTTCTAATACCATGAAAAAATCTAACCACACCAATGGAAAGGTTAACCTTTACCAGGTTGTAACAAACCAAATTATTGATCTACTTGAAAATCAAAAACTGACGTGGGATAAACCGTGGGTGGCGATAACCTCCGACGGTAAACGAGCACATAATGTAACCTCCCAAAGAACCTATTCAGGCATAAATCAAATTCTGTTATCAATTAGGCAGATTGAATCTGGATATCCATTCAGCGGATGGTTGACGTTTAATCAGGTAAAAAAACTTGGAGGTCGGGTACTTTCCGGTCATAAGTCCTCGGAAATTTTCTTTACTCAATTAGTCTATTACGACAAAAACGGTAAACGATACGATTACGAGCAAATACAGGAGATGTCCGAGAAAGAACAATATGATTTAAGGAAGTATTTAATACTTCGGCACTATAATGTTTTTAACCTTGCTCAAACCTCAGGTCTTGAAGATTCTTTCTATGAAAGAGAAGATATTCCGGTTCTTCCAAATTCAGAGAAGGATGAAAGTGCAGAGCGTTTGATTAATAACACAGATGCAAGCATTATACACTGGCCAAGTAACGAAGCATTTTACAATTCGATCAATGATGTGATTTGCCTGCCCAAACGTGAACAATTTAAAGGCAAGACTGCCTACTACGAAACTGTATTACATGAACTTGGCCATTGGACAGGTCACCCACTACGGCTTAATCGTAATTTGAAAAATGTATTCGATTCAGAAGATTATGCAAAAGAAGAATTGGTAGCTGAGCTTTGTTCATCCTTTCTTTGTGCTGAACTTGGATTTTCGAAAACTATTACCAATAACGCTGCCTATATTCAAAACTGGATTGATGTTTTAAATAATGACTATCAATTCATCTTCAAAGCTGTGAAAAGTGCGGAAAAGGCAGCGATGTATATTGATTCATTTCAAGGAGTAACCTAAAATGGTTACTCCTTTTTATTGTAGGCTTCACCCGTTTAAAACCACCTCCTTAGGTGGTGGATAGTCGAGGATAAAGATTTTTATTTACTTACACTAATAGTAAATTCTATCCAATCTATTTGAGCGTTTCCAAGCCTAAAACTTCAAACTTTTTCTCCTTATGATTATATTGTGCCATAAGATTTGAGACTGCAAACCTAGGAGCTATACTGGGATTATGTATTTTTGATGTACCTTGGCGGTATACAATATCTATTGTCCCTAAGATAAAGTCAATTTTGAATGGAGTACCCTGGAAAATTGAATTAGAAAGATGATTAAAATATCTATCTTCCATAAAAACGGATCTTACTTCGTCAATTTCAAAGTTTTTAAAAGTTCCTAAATTTTCAATATGGTTTTTCACTTCAATTGAAATTGCCTGTTTAAGGGATTTTATTTCCGATAAGTCCATAAAGTTGGTTTTAATTAATTTTTTATCACCTTAAATGTACGATTCATATCCATATCTTTCACCTTAAGATAATAAACTCCTGAAGAATAATTAGACAAGCCGAAAGATTCAAGATTTTTACTCGTTTCCCTTTGTTCTAAAAGTTGACCGGAAGTATTAAAAAGTTCAATTACAGAAGGTTTTAGGCCTTTTAGCGTTACAGATTGAGTAGTTGGGTTAGGGTAAAGGGAAATGGACTCCCCTTCAAATTCATGTATTCCTGTTGAATAATCAACTACGGTAAATTGTCCCATCATTCCTTCATCTTCATGAGTTAACATATGGCAATGATACATGTAAGGAACTTCATCATCGGCAAAATCTTCGAATTTTGTAATAAACCGGATACTCCCAAATTGTGGCGGTATTAAAACTACATCCTTTCGGCCCTGCTCATTTTCAGGCACCGGTACACCGTTACGAGTCAGCAAATAAAATTGGACATCATGAATATGGAATGGATGAGCTATCATGGTTTGATTGGTAATCTCCCAAATTTCCACATTATCTAATGGAATGACTTGATTAATAACATTTAAATCAAAGCTATTGCCGTCAATAACAAAGGGGCCATTTACCATTCCACTTGGGCCAAAAGCTTCTGGGGTGAAAAGTAAATTTCGGGTTGTATCAACATCATTTTGATCCCATGGGGTAAGCATAGTCAAATGGGTTGGAATAGTTGTGACGCCTCCAGATGGTTCATCAACATTTATTTGCAGGATGTTAAAATCAGCTCCATTTAATGGGTTGGAACTATATCCAGGGATCGTCATTTGAGCATTCATACCTACCTGTAATGCCCCGTAAAATCCAGTAGGTAATTCGGAAGCATAACTCTTAAGGAAAATACTTTGCCCTTCATTAGAGGCCAGATCAATAAGTATTTCAGCCCTTTCTCCCGGAGCTAATGGCAATCGGGTTAATTCAATCGGCTGACTTAAAAGTCCTCCATCGGAAGCAATCTGAAAAAAGGTTAAATTATTTGAAAGTCCCAAATTAAAAATACGCTGGGAAGCACCATTCAATAATCTGAGCCTGACCACCTGGGCAGGAACATTAACAAAGGGATTTCGGGTCGCATTAACCAAAACAGTAGTATCCATCGCATTAGCACCAAGCACTATTTGTTTATCGGCATCAAAAGTTTTAGTCTGAATGACTATTGGAAAATCATCTATACCGTAAGTACGTGGTAAATCAAGTGTTGCTTCCTCTTCATCCTGAACGATGATAAAGCCGGCGATTCCCTGTAAAACATGATCGTTTGTTTTTTCATGCAGGTGCGGATGATACCAATAAGTAGCTGCATTATCCATTACTGTAAATTGGGGATTCCAGGTTTCCTCCGCGGCAATAACGGTATGAGGTCCTCCATCATTTGCAGCGGAGACGTGCATGCCGTGCCAATGAATGGTGGTGCTTTCTCCAATTAAATTATTTACAGTAATGCTAACTTCCTGTCCTTTTTCAAGCATTAAAGTTGGCCCAAGAATATTGCCATTTACACCCATAGTAGCAGTACTTGTACCTGGGTAAAATTCAACACTCCCCTGCTGAAGGGTTAAATCAATATTTTCACCGGAAAGTATTGGAGGAATAAGTAATGGATTTTGAGCAATGCCTGTGTACGAAATAAATAAAACCAATTGGATGAAAAATAGAATTTTGTGCATAATGTAAGTTTGGTAAAAAGTAAAATTATAGTTTGGGTTTTAAAAATAAGTTCGTGCTCTTACAACTTTGCTTTTATTTCAAAATTTATCCGTCTGTAGTATTGCATTTGTGACAATTACTTCAAAGTCTTATTCTCCATCTTTAATAGGGATTGATTGCAGGAACCATTTTTCACCGATAAAAATCAAAACCATTAATACGGCTGCAACGATAAGTACAAGGATGTCTTTTGAACCCTTCACCCACAAAAATGCTCCCAGAACAATGGAATCAAGAATTATAGCTGTGATAATAATGGATGCTTTCGCCTGAATTTCTTCTCGGATATGTTTAAGGACCCCCCAATGGATCATGATGTCCATTACCAAATAAAGTATAGCACCCAAAGAGGCAATTCTGCTTAAGTCAAAAAACACGGTGAGAATAATAGCGATAACCGCAGTGTAAACCAGCATGTGTTTCTGAATGCTTCCAGACATTCCAAAATGACTGTGCGGTATCAAATCCATATTAGTCAACATAGCCGTCATTCTGGAAACAGCAAACATGCTGGCTATGATTCCTGAAATAGTGGCCACAATAGCAATACCAACAGTGAACCAAAGTCCAATTTTTCCGAAAGCGGGTTGTGCTGCCTCAGCAAGGGAATAATCCTTTGCTTTAATAATTTCAGGAATGGATAAGTTGGCGGATACGGCAAATGCTACAAGCACGTAAACTGCCGTACAGATAAGCAAAGAAATTATAATTGCCCGTCCAACATTTTTATGAGGTTTCACTATCTCATCACCACTATTGGTAATAGTAGTAAAGCCTTTGTATGCGAGGATAGACAATGCTAACGCACCTAAGTAACTGGCAACAGAATAATCGGGCATTGATTCCGGGATGGCTTCACCAAATGAAAAACCAGCTGCCCATAGCCCTGCTATTGCAAAAATAGAAATGCCTCCAATTTTGAGAATTGCCATCGCCAGAGAAGACTTTTCTATGAACTTATTACCTGATATATTGATCAGAAAAGCTACAATAATGAGTAAAACGCCTAATAATGGTGTCAAAAAGGTGTTGTCTCCACTGTCGAATAATTGAAGGGTATATGTACCAAAAGTCCGGGCAACAAGACTTTCGTTAATGATCATTGAAAAAGCCATTAAAAGGGCCGCTGACGCTGTAATGGCTCCTTTACCGTATGCCTTGTTCAGGTACTTGGCAATTCCTCCTGCCGATGGATAGGCATTCGACATTTTAATATAAGTATAAGCACTAAAGGCAGAAATAACTGCACCTACCAGAAAAACAAAAGGAAACAACTCACCTGAAAGCTCTGCCACTTGCCCAAGTAGGGCGAAGATACCTGCACCAATCATTACGCCCGTTCCTAATGAAACAGCTCCTGTTAAAGTCAAACTATTTTTCTTGTAGTTACTCATTTATGTTCTGTTTTATTCCATTATTGAGTTCCTGTAATCGCTCCATAATTGGTTATTTATTATGATTTTTTCTTCAGGTCTTTTTCCAGTTGTAAATTGTTCCGGTTAAGAACCCGGTTATCCATCCTAAGCCGAAAGTCAGGGCGATGCCGGCAATGGATTGTCCGGCAGGTACGTTCATCCGGCTTACTGATGATACATCCAATCCGTGTAGAATGCTGTTAAAAAACCAGGTTGTTCCATCTTGCCCCGCAATCAACATCAGGCACATACAACCGAGGTATAATATGACACCTGTTGTTCCAAGAGCCAATCCAAGTTTATTTGAATTTATAGTATGCATGATTTAAAAAGTTTTTGTTAAAAAATTATTACAAACCTTTAATTGATGACATCCCTCTCTAAAATTGCTTTACGTTCTTCGTATTCCTCTTTTGTAATAGAACCTTCAGCGAATCTTTTTTGTAAAATTTCGAGGGGACTTTTTTGCCTTTTTCGTTTACCGGGAATTTCGTATGGTGTGGCAAAAATCCAGATGAGGAATATTATCCATAAAATCCACCAAATGAGGTGCATGCCCCAAAAATGAGAACCTTCATAAAAATGCATAATGATTGATTTTAAGTGAGAAGGAAAATTTCCTTCTCACGGTTAGTATTTATTTATTCACCTTCTTTAAGTGCAGCTCTTCTTTCTTCGTATTCTTCCTCAGTAATTTCGCCTTTAGCAAATCGGTGTTTCAAGATGTCAATGGGAGAATCTTTCTTCTTTCCAAATGAAAAATCACCGTTCTTTTTCCCAAAATGCCACACCGCCCAAACGATACCTGCTAACAGGATAATCCAGAAATACATCATGTCTTTAGGGTTTTATTGGTTATGAGACTTTTGATTATCTCCATTCTTACCTTCCATCATATTACCCATGTCCATACCTTTATCGCCCATCATTTTCATACAGGACTGCATACATTCTTCGCTCATCATCCCTTCCTTGTTCATCATTTGCATCATGTTTCCCATCATCTTTCCGTCCTTCATCATGTTTCCCATCATGTTTCCCATCATGTTTCCGTCCTTCATCATTTCTCCCATCATGTTCTGCATCATTTCGGGCTTATCCTTCATCATTTTCATCATATTGTCGTCGCCCATCATCAGGTCTTTCATTCCGTCATGTTCCTTCATCATCATCTTTGCGTGTTCGTTGTTCATCGTGGCTTCCATAAACCCGGTCATCATTTCATGGTCCGCAGCAATTTTTTCAAACACCTGCTGACGGGTTGTTTCATTTTGTAAAAGCTGGTCAACATTGACTGCATTATTGCAACTTGTGATTAGCAATAACCCAATGGCTATTGTCGTAAATAAGAAAATGGTTTTGAAATTCTTCATTATTTGAAATTTTTAAAAGTGAGTAATATATATTTAGTTAGAAGGTCGCTCATATTGGCAGCAACCAGTTAAGTTATTTGAAGTGTTTTAAAACCGAATGCTCAATCCACCCCCTCCGCCAAATCTGTTATCATAACTTGCAGTCAGGGATATATTTTTAGAAAGCAGATATTCTGCTCCCGCACTCCACACTATTTCGCTTTCATAATTTTTATCCTTTTCAAAATGGGTTACTACTCCAAAGTCAGCGAGGTATTCGTAATAACCAAAAACAGAGAATCGAGGAAACAACATCACACTCCTGCCAATACCAATACGAAGGCGCAATTTAGTGTCCGCACGCACATCGAGGTCAAATAGATAAGGCGTGAGAAAACGCAAACCACCTATGCCAACCACGTCGTATAAACCAAGACTGTCTGGCGTGGTATTCTCTACATTCACTCCTGCGAATACACTTGCATAATCGTATATATAACGTTGATAGGAAAACTCGGCTTCCAGATTTTCATTATAGCCAACCTCCGCTCTAAGATTGAATTGGTTACGGGTATTCGAGGATACGAGATCAATTGAACTCATGTGTGAAGCTGCGTCCAATGTTCCCCATGTGTAAAACATATCTGTTTCGTGAATCAGCTTTTTTAAGGGATACTTTGCCATGCGTTCGTCTCTTGGCGTATCATAACTAAAAACACGGGCCATGCCTGACATCATGTGATACAGAATATGGCAATGAAAAAACCAATCACCATATTCGTTGTCATAAAATTCAATGGTCACCTCCTGCATGGGTGGAACATTGACGGTATGCTTTAAAGGAGAGTATTCCCCATTTTTATTCAATACCCGAAAGAAATGACCGTGCAGGTGCATCGGGTGGTGCATCATTGTCAGGTTGTTGAGTGTGATACGAGTAACTTCCCCTTGCTTGATTTTGATTTTATCGGTTTCTGTAAGTGGGATACCATTTATACTCCAGATGTAACGATTCATATTACCCGTCAGGTTAAGCAGA carries:
- a CDS encoding APC family permease — its product is MSNYKKNSLTLTGAVSLGTGVMIGAGIFALLGQVAELSGELFPFVFLVGAVISAFSAYTYIKMSNAYPSAGGIAKYLNKAYGKGAITASAALLMAFSMIINESLVARTFGTYTLQLFDSGDNTFLTPLLGVLLIIVAFLINISGNKFIEKSSLAMAILKIGGISIFAIAGLWAAGFSFGEAIPESMPDYSVASYLGALALSILAYKGFTTITNSGDEIVKPHKNVGRAIIISLLICTAVYVLVAFAVSANLSIPEIIKAKDYSLAEAAQPAFGKIGLWFTVGIAIVATISGIIASMFAVSRMTAMLTNMDLIPHSHFGMSGSIQKHMLVYTAVIAIILTVFFDLSRIASLGAILYLVMDIMIHWGVLKHIREEIQAKASIIITAIILDSIVLGAFLWVKGSKDILVLIVAAVLMVLIFIGEKWFLQSIPIKDGE
- a CDS encoding SHOCT domain-containing protein — protein: MHFYEGSHFWGMHLIWWILWIIFLIWIFATPYEIPGKRKRQKSPLEILQKRFAEGSITKEEYEERKAILERDVIN
- a CDS encoding SHOCT domain-containing protein, translated to MMYFWIILLAGIVWAVWHFGKKNGDFSFGKKKDSPIDILKHRFAKGEITEEEYEERRAALKEGE
- a CDS encoding multicopper oxidase domain-containing protein yields the protein MHKILFFIQLVLFISYTGIAQNPLLIPPILSGENIDLTLQQGSVEFYPGTSTATMGVNGNILGPTLMLEKGQEVSITVNNLIGESTTIHWHGMHVSAANDGGPHTVIAAEETWNPQFTVMDNAATYWYHPHLHEKTNDHVLQGIAGFIIVQDEEEATLDLPRTYGIDDFPIVIQTKTFDADKQIVLGANAMDTTVLVNATRNPFVNVPAQVVRLRLLNGASQRIFNLGLSNNLTFFQIASDGGLLSQPIELTRLPLAPGERAEILIDLASNEGQSIFLKSYASELPTGFYGALQVGMNAQMTIPGYSSNPLNGADFNILQINVDEPSGGVTTIPTHLTMLTPWDQNDVDTTRNLLFTPEAFGPSGMVNGPFVIDGNSFDLNVINQVIPLDNVEIWEITNQTMIAHPFHIHDVQFYLLTRNGVPVPENEQGRKDVVLIPPQFGSIRFITKFEDFADDEVPYMYHCHMLTHEDEGMMGQFTVVDYSTGIHEFEGESISLYPNPTTQSVTLKGLKPSVIELFNTSGQLLEQRETSKNLESFGLSNYSSGVYYLKVKDMDMNRTFKVIKN